The sequence below is a genomic window from Dyadobacter sp. CECT 9275.
AATGGGAATTGGCATTCCATAAAATCGAAAACAACGAAGCAGATGCAGGGGTATTTCTAAAGGAAATGGAAACTTACGCTTCATCTATTACCAATGAATTGTTGCAAACTTCCATTGCCCAAAATAACCTACCTAAATTGGTTTGTCCGAAATGCAAAAGCCAACAACTTATTATCCGTGATAAAATTGTCAAATGTCCCGATGAGACTTGTAATTGGGTGCAGTTCCGTAATGTATGTGGCGTACAAATCGGTATAGCCGATATTGAAAGTCTTGTCAATAAAAGGAAAACTTCACTCATCAAAGGGATGAAAAGCAAGGCAGGAAAGAAGTTCGACGCCTACATCGTCTTAAATGACAAAGCAGAAAGTTCCTTTGAGTTTGCCAAAAATAAAAGCTACAAAAAGTAATGGAAAATAAGCCTACCATTAGCACAATGGAAATCAGAAATCTGATTTACTCCATACGTGGAAAGCAAGTGATGCTGGATAGCGACCTCGCTTCCTTATACGAGGTGGAAACAAAGAACCTCAACAAAGCCGTAAAAAGAAATATTGAAAGGTTTCCTGCTTCTTTTTGTTTTCAACTGACCGAAGAGGAAGTTGAAAACTTGAGGTTCCAAATTGGAACCTCAAGTTTGAGCTACGGAGGAAGACGTTATTTGCCTTATGTTTTTACAGAACAAGGGGTTGCAATGGCTTCTGCCATATTGCGTTCAGATATTGCCGTTAAAGTCAGTGTTGAAATTATGGAAGCATTTGTAGAAATGCGTAGAACGATTATCAGCAACGCTTCTTTGTTTCATCGTTTGGACAAAATTGAGCTAAAGCAATTAGACACTGACCAAAAATTTGAAGCCATTTTTAAGGCGATGGGAAGCGACAAGCTCCACAGCGAAAAAGGTATTTTCTACAACGGGCAAATTTTTGATGCCTATACCTTTGTATCGGATATTATCCGGAGTGCTAAAAGCTCCATTATCCTGTTGGATAATTATGTCGATGACACGGTACTGACCTTATTGGGCAAACGGAATAATAATGTAACTGCAACTATCTATACCAAAAACATCAGCAATCAGTTACGGCTGGATGTGCAACGGTACAACAGCCAATATCCCCCGATTGAAATTGAGTTTTTTTCCGATGCTCACGACCGCTTTTTAATTATTGACGATACAGATCTTTACCATATCGGAGCATCACTGAAAGATCTGGGCAAAAAATGGTTTGCCTTTTCAAGAATGGATATTGAGGTTGGCAGGATGCTACAAATATTAAATAACCAATAAATAAACCCTCTGATAATTTGGAGGGTTTTTGCTTTTCATTTCTTATCGTAAACAGCATTTATACGCCAAAGCCCGCCTCTCAAAGCCAAACCCTGCCACATTTTAAAGGCTCTTATCTACTGCTTTAATTTTAGGCTTCAAGAAAAATTCTAAACAAAATTATAGTATGGATACACAGCAAAAAGACCTATCGTATTTCAGGTTACGACTGCAAGAATTATTAAACACCAGCTTTCCCGAAATAGCAAACGACCAGAAATTTATTGAGGAACGTTCCTTGTGGACTGCCAATGCCTATGAGGGTGCTTTCCGTTCAGGAAATACTATTGAGCAATGCAACGAAATAGCCAATTACATACTTTTTGAGGGCTTATATTTCTCTAAATTCGATACCGTTTTTCAGGTGGTCTGTAATGAGTTTGATACCATAATGGCAGATGAGGAATTACGCCCATTTGCCCTGAAAATGTCCCCTGTATGTGAGGTCGTTTTTTCCAACTATGAACTAACCGATGATTTCGCATACGGTTATGAGTTTGACCTACTCTATACCGAAATAACCGGAACCATCGCAATATGGATAACGGAAAATGGGCTTCAGTAAAAAGCAACATCTCCAACAGAACATTGATGCCCTGCGAATTGCTTTTAAACTGGAAAAGGAGAAACGCCAAGCCACCGTAGGCGAAAGACTGCTAATGATGCAATACAGCGGATTTGGCGGTCTTAAATTCGTGCTGAACCCCATAGCGAACGAAATAGACATCAATAATTGGAGAAAAACAGAACACGATCTTTTTCCACTAACGCAGGAACTCCACCAGCTACTCAACGAAAATTCCGAAGACGAAAAGCAATACCGCAGGTATGTGGATAGTATGAAAAGCTCTGTACTGACGGCTTTTTATACACCGCCCCAGATTATAGATTCGATTTCCGAAACATTGCGTGAAAGCGGTCTGAATATTCAAAAATTCCTCGAACCCTCCGCAGGTATCGGCTCATTCATACAATCCTTTTCAGAAAATCAAAAAGCCAGTGTTACAGCCTATGAAAAGGATTTGCTCACAGGCAAGATTTTAAAACAGCTTTATCCCGAAAGCAATATCCGTGTAAGTGGTTTTGAGGAAATACCCGAAAAGGAACAAAACAGCTATGATGTAATTGCCAGCAATATTCCTTTTGGCGACACTTCGATATTTGACCTTTCCTATTCCCGAAGTAAAGACACGGCAAAAGTACAGGCATCCCGAAGCATACATAATTACTTCTTTCTGAAAGGTGCTGATATGCTCCGTGAGGGAGGTTTACTGACTTACATTACTTCACAGGGTATTCTCAATAGCCCAAAGAATGAACCGATACGCAGGGCTTTGATGCAGGATAACAATTTGGTTTCGGTTATCCGATTGCCCAACAACCTGTTTACAGAATATGCAGGTACGGAGGTTGGCAGTGATTTGATTATACTGCAAAAGAACACAGCAAAACAAAGTCTGACCGAAAGGGAAGATCTGTTTTGCCAAAGCAACCGAACGGAATACGATACTCCAAGCAATGCACTCTTTCAGGACAGCACAAGGATTGTGCATACCAACCGTAAATTAGATACAGACCCTTATGGACAACCTGCACTAATTTATACACACAAAGACGGCGTTGCTGGAATTGCTAAAGACCTCAAACAAATGCTTTCCGAAGATTTTGGCATGCATCTGAATTTGAAGCTATACAAAGGCGAACGGAACGATGAGCCTATAATACAAATTACCGCTACTCCAAAAGTAACACCTCCAATTGTCGAGCCTGTAACCATTCAGCCGGAAATACAACCTTTATCAATCAATCGGGAAAGCCCGCAGGAATTAAAACAATTAAGCATTTTTGACCTGTTTGAAAATGCGGGCGAACCTTTAATGGTTCTTGCTCCACCCAAAACAACGACACAATCCAAAAGACAAAGTACTAAAAAAAGTAGCCGTGCAATAGGTCGCCAAATCGACCTGTTCAATGTGATGCAACAAACTTATACATCTCCAGTTACAAATAGAATTACTAACGAAAGCACATTAAACAATGAAAAAAAACAGGAAGCTATCGGCGACCTGTTTTCAGGTATCAACGGGATCGGCCAAGCTGTTAAGCCAGTCATTCCCGACACCATTCCCGAACCTGCTCCTTATAGTGGCGAACTGCAACCGTTCTACCGTAACGATTGTCTTGTGGTGGATAATGGTTGGGTAGGTCATCTGCAAGATGTAGATACTTCAGACGGTACGGCTGTTTTCAACCCTTTGCAATTACCACTTCTGCAAAAAGCAAGAGCAGAAGCGTATATCGGAGTGCGTGATGTTTACCAAGAGCTTTATAATAAAGAGGCGAAGTTTAAGACCGAATACAAGGAAGAAAGAGAAAACTTTAACCGTTTATACGATGTTTTTGTCAAAAGATACGGTAATCTCAATAGTGCCGATAATGCCAAATTGATTAAAACAGACAGTTCCGGCAAGGAAATCCCTTATTTGGAGCGTGTTGTTGGTGGCGTAGTACACAAAGCGGATATATTCAGCCGTCCTGTAAGTTTTTCTACGGTAACAATAGCAACAGACAATCCCGAAGAAGCATTAGTAGCTTCACTGAACAAATACGGAAGCGTGGATTTGGACTATATGTCCGAAATCAGCGGTATGACAGATGATACTTTGAAAGAAGCCTTACACGGTCGTATTTTCTACAATCCTTTACAAAAGGAATATGAAATATCCGAACGCTGGATTGCAGGTAACGTAGTGGAAAAAGCCCAGGAGGTCAAAGCCTACCTCCAAAATAATCCCGAAGATAGCGAAGCCAAAGCAAGCCTTACGGTTTTAGAAGAAGCCAGACCAAGACGTATCGAATTTGAGGAACTGGATTTTAATTTGGGCGAACGCTGGATACCCACAGGCATTTATGCCCGTTTTGCTTCACATCTTTTTGATGCAGAAGTAGCTATTCATTATTCAGAAAGCTCCGATGACTTTTCCGTAAAGTGTCATCAGGGGAATTTACATATATGGGAAAAATACGCTGTCAAAGCAGAGAGCAGAACGTTTGACGGAATTGCCCTGATCAAACACGCTCTTGTCAATACCACACCAGACATTACCAAAAAAATTAGGATTGGCGACCAAGAGGTCAAGGTGCGGGATATGGAAGCTATACAAATGGCGAACACAAAGATTGATGAAATCCGTACCGCTTTTACCGATTGGCTTCACGCCCAAAGCGATGAGTTTAAAAACAGGCTGACCGACCAATACAACGATACGTTTAACTGTTTTGTTCGACCGAACTATGACGGAACACATCAGGATTTTCCGGGATTAGACCGTAAGGCATTGGGTATTGAAGACCTGTATTCAAGCCAAAAGGATACCGTTTGGATGATAAAGCTGAATAACGGTGCTATCTGCGACCACGAAGTAGGTGCAGGAAAGACGTTGGTAATGTGTACCGCAGCACAGGAAATGAAACGTTTGGGATTAGCCCACAAGCCAATGGTTATAGGACTGAAAAGCAATGTTCACGAAATTGCCGAAGCCTACCGTACTGCCTATCCACACGCTAAAATTCTGTTTCCAGGCAAAGAAGATTTTACACCACAAAAACGGTTGCGGATTTTTGGGGATATTAAAAACAACGATTGGGATTGTGTTGTTCTGACACACGACCAATTCGGTATGATACCGCAGTCGCCCGAAATACAAAAAGAAATTCTCGAAATTGAATTGGATAGCGTTGGGCGAAACCTTGATGCGCTGCAATCGCAAGGCAAGGAAGTTACCAGAGGTATGCTTGCCGGAGTAATCAAGCGGAAAGAAAACCTCGAAGTCAAACTCAAAACCCTGCAACACGATATTGAAAACCGCAAAGATGATGTGGTGGATTTTAAGATGATGGGCATTGACCATTTGTTTGTGGACGAAAGCCACCAATTCAAAAACCTAATGTTCAACACAAGGCATACAAGGGTTGCCGGATTGGGCAATGTGGATGGAAGCCAAAAGGCAATGAACCTGCTTTTTGCCATCCGTACCATTCAGGAACGTACAAATGCGGATATGGGAGCAACCTTTCTATCGGGAACTACTATTAGCAACTCATTAACGGAACTGTACTTGCTGTTCAAATACCTGCGACCAAGAGCAATGGAAAAACAGGGCATTCATTCTTTTGATGCGTGGGCAGCAATCTATTCAAGGAAAACGACCGATTATGAGTTTTCAGTTGCTAACAATATCGTAGCCAAAGAGCGTTTTCGATACTTCATCAAAATGCCGGAACTTGCACAGTTTTACTCGGAAATCACGGATTACCGAACGGCAAAGGATATAGGCATTGACCGCCCGAATAAGAACGAGGTACTTTATAACATACCGCCTACGCCTGACCAGTCAGCATTTATCCAAAATCTAATGCTGTTTGCCAAAACGGGTGATGCTACCTTATTAGGAAGAGAACCTTTATCACAAAATGAAGAAAAAGCAAAGATGCTCATCGCTACGGACTATGCCCGTAAGATGTCGCTTGATATGCGTATGGTAAGCGGTATATACGAAGACCACCCCGATAATAAGGCTTCGCATTGTGCGGCAAACATCGCCAAGTATTTCAACCAATACAATGCACAAAAAGGAACGCAGTTCGTTTTCTCTGATTTGGGAACATACAAGCCGAACCAATGGAATGTGTACTCCGAAATCAAACGCAAGCTCGTGGAAGACCACGGCATACCCGCAAACGAGGTCCGGTTTATACAGGAAGCCAAAAGTGACAAACAACGCAAGGAACTTATAAAGGGGATGAACGAGGGTAAAATTCGTGTGCTGTTTGGTTCAACGAGTATGCTAGGCACAGGTGTGAACGCTCAGAAAAGAGCCGTTGCCATTCATCATCTTGATACGCCGTGGCGACCAAGCGACCTTGCTCAAAGGGACGGCAGGGCTGTCCGAAAAGGCAATGAAATTGCGAAACATTTTGCAGACAACAAAGTAGATGTAATTATCTATGCCGTAGAAAAATCATTAGATAGCTACAAGTTTAACCTGCTATACAATAAGCAACTTTTTATAGACCAGTTAAAAAACAACAATCTCGGCAAACGAACGATTGATGAAGGCAGTATGGATGAAAAATCAGGAATGAATTTTTCGGAATATGTGGCTATCCTGTCGGGAAATACCGATTTGTTGGATAAAGCCAAGTTAGAAAAACAGATTGGAGGACTGGAAAGCGAGAAACAGGCGTTCAACCGTTCTAAGTTCAGTGCCAAATACAAGTTGCAAGATTTTACGGGATTACTGGAAAGTTCGCAATCTCGTTTTAACCGAATGAGTCTTGATTGGGAAAATTTACAAGGGCGCATACAAAAGCGTTCGGACGGTACTATTACAAACCCTGTTTTACTGGACGGCTTATCGCCCAATGCGGATATAAAACAAATCGGTGCAAAGCTCAGCCAGCTTGTGGACAAAGCCCGCACTGGAGGTCAGTATGAAGAAATTGGCACGTTGTACGGATTTACGCTGTTGGTCAAAACCGAAATATCCGAAAAAGAGGGTGTGGATATAAGGGCAAACCGATTTTTGGTACAGGGCGAGGGCAATATCAAATACACGTTCAATAACGGTTTAATGGCAAAAGACCCCGAAACCGCTTCAATGAATTTTTTAAGGGCATTGGAAAAATTGCCCAGCTATATAGACCAAGAAGAAAAAAAGATTGCCGAAATTCAAAAAGACTTGCCTGTACTTCAGGAATTGGTGGGTTGTACGTGGTCTAAAGAAAGTAGATTGAGCGAACTTAAAACAGAATTGGCTGCAGTTGAACGGAAGATACAGTTGTCTATCACGCCGGAGCCTAAAGAAGAAGCTGTGGAGCAGACTGAAAAACAGAAAGAAACTCCAAACAATTCGGAGAATTATGTACGGACAAAAGGTATTCATTTACCCAGAGGAGTATTGTGACTTATACTGTAATTATTTTAAAATAAAGAGCTTGCAGATGATGCCAAGCTTACTTATATACCTTTTGGTTATTCTTTTTGTACCAAATGTTGCAGATCGGGGTCGTTTTTAATTCGCTCCAATTCACTTTCTATCATCAGAACAATGTCTCGTTTTATCTGCTTATAATTTGCTTCAATTTCTTGTTTCATCCTGTCTTCTCCTTGTGCATCTACAAAGGATAAAATTTGCGGTAACTTCTGATAGTCTTTTGTTTCGGATGCAACCTTTTCATTATCCACTACAATTTCAGAATGGAAAATCTTCTGCTCAATACGCTCGTCAAAATTATCCGATACAGCACCAACAAAGATACCTTGCGTTAGCGTTGAAATTTTGGAAGCCGGAATAAGGCTATCTAATTGTGTGGATATGGAAGTGGATTTATCGTTACGGTTAATGGTCAAGCTCTGACGCTTCTGCAATACTTTTCCAAAACGTTCCGAAAGGCTTTTTGCTGTTTCTCCAACAACCTGACCGCTAAAAATATTACCTACCGTATTTTGAATAACTTTGCTTTCCTTGTCGCCGTAATCCCTTGTTAATTGGGAGAAATCCTGAAAACCCAAACAAACTGCTACCTTATTACTACGGGCAGTTGCGATAAGATTATCCAATCCTCTGAAGTAAATGGTGGGTAACTCGTCTATAATAACGGAACTCTTTAATTGCCCCTTTTTGTTAATGAGCTTTACAATTCTTGAATTGTACAATCCCAATGCTGCGGAGTAAATATTCTGGCGGTCGGGATTGTTACCAACGCACAAAATTTTAGGTGCTGCTGGGTTGTTAATGTCTAATGAAAAATCATCGCCCGTCATTACCCAATACAACTGCGGGCTAATCATTCTTGACAAAGGAATTTTTGCCGATGCAATCTGTCCCTGTAATTGGTCTTGTGCTCCGCTTTGCCACGCATCCATAAAAGGCGACAGATAGTTTTCCAAATCGGGATAGGATGTTAAAATAGTAAATACGTCCGAATACTTTTTATTCAGTAATTCAATGGCGTGTGGGAATGTACAATATTTACCATCCTCATAGATTTTCAGATACCAAATAATGGCTGCTAATAGGATAATTGGGCTTTCTACGAAAAAATCGCCCTGTTTCTGTATCCAAGACCTGTTGAGGTTCAGCATTATGGTATAAGCTGCTTCGTAAGCATCGGAAATGTCCGTCATAAAATCAGGATTAAGCGGATTACAACGATGGCTCTTGCGTGGGTCGTCAAAGTTAATGACGTAAAATTTGGGTTGTACTTTATACTTATCCCGATGCTTTAATAAATGGTTATAAGCAATGGTAGAAAGGTCGTCAAACTTGAAATCGTAGATATACATACTGAAACCTTTCTCAATCTGTTGTTTGATGTAATTATTGATAATCGCATACGATTTTCCTGAACCTGGAGTTCCCAAAACAATCGTTGCCCGAAAAGGATTGACTATATTAATCCAGCCATTGTTCCATTTGCCTTTGTAATAAAATTTTGTGGGAAGATTGACAGAATATTCGTTTTCCATCAATTTGGTTTCCTGTTGGAAACTCTCGTTTTCATTATTGAAAACATCGTCCATTAGGTTGGTGCGGAGCAATCGGCTCATCCAAACTCCGGCTACCATTAAAGCGATATAACCTAAACCTGTGGTAAGGATATAAAGGATTGTGGCGGTAATTATTGATAGCTTTAATAAAGGTGTGTTCAGAAAAAACAGAACAAAGCCAATCGCCAAAGCAATATAAATTTTAGTCCAGGTTATCTTCTCGTCTTTAACCCCCTTTGTACCCAAACAGCTTAATGCTAATAATACCAAAGCAAATAGTTTGGTATATAAGGTATCCGAAAACAGTCCAACGGTACGCTGAAAGTTGCCTAATATTTTGTTGATTACTTCTAAAGTCCAGCCACGTTCTATAAAGAAACCGTAGCAGAACCAATAAAGGTGCATCAGTACCAAAAGGATACTTACTGCCCGCATAAATGCCATAATCTTGGCAAGTCCTCTTAAATCATCTTCTCCCTGCATTATTTTAATTTTTAATGTTCGGGCGTGAATCTAAAGGTTCTAAATAGCAACTTTAAGAATGTGGCACTCAATGGCGGTGCGTGGCAGTGTTTGGCTTAATGCTATTTCTGACCTCTTTTGCGATTTCTTTTCTTCTTCATTCTATTGGCAAAATCCTGTTCCTCGTAATCTTCGCTCTGTGTTTCGGGCAATAAACCGCCTAATGCTTCAATCAAACCGTCTTCGTGTTTTTCAGTAGTATTTAGGAAGTCGAACAAATGGTGAGGTTCTTCCGCAGGAAGATCTGCATCATTTGGTCTTGATATTTTCGATTGTAGTTCAACAGGCTCTTTAATGTCGGGTTTGATATTATTGTTCCAATAATCATTAAAAGTATTGGCAGAAAGTTCTTTGCCCAAGCGTGAACCGTTCCAAACGGTCTTAGAATTGTGGTCTATAAAAGTTATTCCGTAAATACGTTCTGTGTCATTTCTACGTACCACTACATTGATGCCCTGTTCGCCTAACTGTTTTTTAAAAGCCTGCTCATCACTTGTTGATTTCAGGGCAATGGTAATGGCCGCTTTAATAGTTGGCTTTGTAGGGTGGTCTTTCAAAGCGGCTTTGCATTTCGTAAAATGCAATTCCAAAGTCGGAAGTCCTGCACTTTTTCCGAACAGAGAAGCCTTGAACGGATGTCCTGCTCTTTCTCCTTTTTTATTTAAAGGAATGTACAGTAAACCCTGCCGTAGTTGCTCCTGCAATTCGCCCTCCACTTTTTCGGTGGTAATATTGAACAGCGAAAGCAAAGCGTTGTATTCTCCCAACGTTTGGTATTGATAATAGTTGGGCAGGTGTCGGACTACTGAAGCTATCTGACTTTTCATATCGCCTGTCCGATAATCTACCGGACGAAAAATTTTGTCGTTCGGCTTATGTTCTTTATCTGTTGCGGATATTAATCCGTGTTTCCTTTCCAGTTCACGGCATAGATTCATAGACCGCATTTTCTCGAATTTATCCGAAATCTTTTTACCCTCTTCGTCCACGCAAACGGATACAATATGGATATGATTGCGGTCAATATCCGTGTGTTTGAATACCACAAAAGGCTGTTCGCCGTAACCCATTTCCCGCATATATTCTTCCGCCATTTCCCTGTACTTGTCATCGTTTACCTTATCTTTCGGGTCGGGATTGAGCGAAATATGCAACGTATGTTTCTCGGTATTGCGGTTGGCTATCAGGTAAGGAGCAAAAGATTGGGCTAATTGAGCAACGGAATAATGACCGTTAGCGGTTTCAATCATCTTATTGGCAAACAAAATCTGTCCGTTTTCATTCTCTACTTTGAGCTGATTGTATGCCAATGCACCGTATAAATTTACGCTTCTTCCGATTTTTGCTATCATTTCTAAGACTGTTTTTTCAAATGTTTTGCTTCAAATTCTTCGTTTATCTGAATGATTTTTTGACATAGCATCGCCATTTCAGCCGTCTGTTTTTCCAATTTGTAAAGGAACGCAGCGGCTTTTTTTTCAGAAAAATGCTTGTACAACAACTTTACAATCTGGTTGTAATTAACACCTACGGAGCGGAATTGACTGTGAAAAGAAGTCAATCGCATATAAAAATCAACCGTTCCTTTATCAATTTTAACCGATTTCATTTCCTTACTGAACAGCAGGGAAATTATAAATTTTGCTTTATTGGGCATTCCCGATGCTTCAAAAAGCGATAGAAGTTTGGCATTTTCTTCGTCTGTAAGACGGAAAACGTGGCGGTGGATGCTCGGGTCGGTTTTTGGTGTCCGTCCGCCCTTATTCTGTTTTTGATTATTGTTCATCACTAATCCATTTTTAATTCACACAAAACCTCGACTTCGGAGAGTGTTTTTTAGCTCCCAGCAGGGCAAGTTGTTTTGAGGCACTAACTCGGTTTCGAGTGCCTCAAAACACAACTTGCCGTGTTCCGTTGAACACAAAAATCCGCCCTGCGGGACGGATTAAATGTAACAGGGAAAAACGGCTCGATGCCGTTCCCGTTACCTTCCGTTTTGTCAAAAGACTTTTGCATAAATCCATTAATAAAAATCATTTTACAAAGTAAATACATGTTTACGAAAGGTTTATACTGTATCGCAGTGCCAAACACTGCCTTTGAACGCCAAACACCGCCACAGCTCAATCAGCGGTTAAATCAATCGCTTTATTTGCCGTATAATTTTAGTTCAGGTAGTAAAAAATGTATCTAAACAAAGAAGAAAATCAGGTTTGCAAACAGGTAGTTTGGAATAAAAGCATAAGGTTTTAAAAGCATAAAACAATAAAAGTGTGAAAGCATAAAAGCGGTAAAGCAATTTACCTGTTGCAAGTTTTTCCACTTGCCAAAGAATGTACCTGACAAGGCAAAAATGAAAGCAAATACCTGTACAGGAAAGTACCCAAAAGAGAATGCAGGAATATAGGAATGAGGTTATAATCAGACAAACAAATATTCAATCCTGCAAAACAGATAAAGTGTGTAACAATAAATTTTTAAATAATGGAAACAACAAAGAAAACTTTAAAAATCAGCTTCTCCACCCAAAAAGGCGGTGTGGGAAAATCTACAATGACCACTTTGCTGGCAAGTGTGCTACACTACCGTTTAGGTTTTAATGTGCTGGTGATGGACTGCGACTTTCCGCAACACAGCCTGACCA
It includes:
- a CDS encoding ORF6N domain-containing protein, which codes for MEIRNLIYSIRGKQVMLDSDLASLYEVETKNLNKAVKRNIERFPASFCFQLTEEEVENLRFQIGTSSLSYGGRRYLPYVFTEQGVAMASAILRSDIAVKVSVEIMEAFVEMRRTIISNASLFHRLDKIELKQLDTDQKFEAIFKAMGSDKLHSEKGIFYNGQIFDAYTFVSDIIRSAKSSIILLDNYVDDTVLTLLGKRNNNVTATIYTKNISNQLRLDVQRYNSQYPPIEIEFFSDAHDRFLIIDDTDLYHIGASLKDLGKKWFAFSRMDIEVGRMLQILNNQ
- a CDS encoding DUF1896 domain-containing protein — encoded protein: MDTQQKDLSYFRLRLQELLNTSFPEIANDQKFIEERSLWTANAYEGAFRSGNTIEQCNEIANYILFEGLYFSKFDTVFQVVCNEFDTIMADEELRPFALKMSPVCEVVFSNYELTDDFAYGYEFDLLYTEITGTIAIWITENGLQ
- a CDS encoding N-6 DNA methylase: MGFSKKQHLQQNIDALRIAFKLEKEKRQATVGERLLMMQYSGFGGLKFVLNPIANEIDINNWRKTEHDLFPLTQELHQLLNENSEDEKQYRRYVDSMKSSVLTAFYTPPQIIDSISETLRESGLNIQKFLEPSAGIGSFIQSFSENQKASVTAYEKDLLTGKILKQLYPESNIRVSGFEEIPEKEQNSYDVIASNIPFGDTSIFDLSYSRSKDTAKVQASRSIHNYFFLKGADMLREGGLLTYITSQGILNSPKNEPIRRALMQDNNLVSVIRLPNNLFTEYAGTEVGSDLIILQKNTAKQSLTEREDLFCQSNRTEYDTPSNALFQDSTRIVHTNRKLDTDPYGQPALIYTHKDGVAGIAKDLKQMLSEDFGMHLNLKLYKGERNDEPIIQITATPKVTPPIVEPVTIQPEIQPLSINRESPQELKQLSIFDLFENAGEPLMVLAPPKTTTQSKRQSTKKSSRAIGRQIDLFNVMQQTYTSPVTNRITNESTLNNEKKQEAIGDLFSGINGIGQAVKPVIPDTIPEPAPYSGELQPFYRNDCLVVDNGWVGHLQDVDTSDGTAVFNPLQLPLLQKARAEAYIGVRDVYQELYNKEAKFKTEYKEERENFNRLYDVFVKRYGNLNSADNAKLIKTDSSGKEIPYLERVVGGVVHKADIFSRPVSFSTVTIATDNPEEALVASLNKYGSVDLDYMSEISGMTDDTLKEALHGRIFYNPLQKEYEISERWIAGNVVEKAQEVKAYLQNNPEDSEAKASLTVLEEARPRRIEFEELDFNLGERWIPTGIYARFASHLFDAEVAIHYSESSDDFSVKCHQGNLHIWEKYAVKAESRTFDGIALIKHALVNTTPDITKKIRIGDQEVKVRDMEAIQMANTKIDEIRTAFTDWLHAQSDEFKNRLTDQYNDTFNCFVRPNYDGTHQDFPGLDRKALGIEDLYSSQKDTVWMIKLNNGAICDHEVGAGKTLVMCTAAQEMKRLGLAHKPMVIGLKSNVHEIAEAYRTAYPHAKILFPGKEDFTPQKRLRIFGDIKNNDWDCVVLTHDQFGMIPQSPEIQKEILEIELDSVGRNLDALQSQGKEVTRGMLAGVIKRKENLEVKLKTLQHDIENRKDDVVDFKMMGIDHLFVDESHQFKNLMFNTRHTRVAGLGNVDGSQKAMNLLFAIRTIQERTNADMGATFLSGTTISNSLTELYLLFKYLRPRAMEKQGIHSFDAWAAIYSRKTTDYEFSVANNIVAKERFRYFIKMPELAQFYSEITDYRTAKDIGIDRPNKNEVLYNIPPTPDQSAFIQNLMLFAKTGDATLLGREPLSQNEEKAKMLIATDYARKMSLDMRMVSGIYEDHPDNKASHCAANIAKYFNQYNAQKGTQFVFSDLGTYKPNQWNVYSEIKRKLVEDHGIPANEVRFIQEAKSDKQRKELIKGMNEGKIRVLFGSTSMLGTGVNAQKRAVAIHHLDTPWRPSDLAQRDGRAVRKGNEIAKHFADNKVDVIIYAVEKSLDSYKFNLLYNKQLFIDQLKNNNLGKRTIDEGSMDEKSGMNFSEYVAILSGNTDLLDKAKLEKQIGGLESEKQAFNRSKFSAKYKLQDFTGLLESSQSRFNRMSLDWENLQGRIQKRSDGTITNPVLLDGLSPNADIKQIGAKLSQLVDKARTGGQYEEIGTLYGFTLLVKTEISEKEGVDIRANRFLVQGEGNIKYTFNNGLMAKDPETASMNFLRALEKLPSYIDQEEKKIAEIQKDLPVLQELVGCTWSKESRLSELKTELAAVERKIQLSITPEPKEEAVEQTEKQKETPNNSENYVRTKGIHLPRGVL
- the mobC gene encoding conjugal transfer protein MobC; protein product: MQGEDDLRGLAKIMAFMRAVSILLVLMHLYWFCYGFFIERGWTLEVINKILGNFQRTVGLFSDTLYTKLFALVLLALSCLGTKGVKDEKITWTKIYIALAIGFVLFFLNTPLLKLSIITATILYILTTGLGYIALMVAGVWMSRLLRTNLMDDVFNNENESFQQETKLMENEYSVNLPTKFYYKGKWNNGWINIVNPFRATIVLGTPGSGKSYAIINNYIKQQIEKGFSMYIYDFKFDDLSTIAYNHLLKHRDKYKVQPKFYVINFDDPRKSHRCNPLNPDFMTDISDAYEAAYTIMLNLNRSWIQKQGDFFVESPIILLAAIIWYLKIYEDGKYCTFPHAIELLNKKYSDVFTILTSYPDLENYLSPFMDAWQSGAQDQLQGQIASAKIPLSRMISPQLYWVMTGDDFSLDINNPAAPKILCVGNNPDRQNIYSAALGLYNSRIVKLINKKGQLKSSVIIDELPTIYFRGLDNLIATARSNKVAVCLGFQDFSQLTRDYGDKESKVIQNTVGNIFSGQVVGETAKSLSERFGKVLQKRQSLTINRNDKSTSISTQLDSLIPASKISTLTQGIFVGAVSDNFDERIEQKIFHSEIVVDNEKVASETKDYQKLPQILSFVDAQGEDRMKQEIEANYKQIKRDIVLMIESELERIKNDPDLQHLVQKE
- the mobB gene encoding conjugal transfer protein MobB, which translates into the protein MIAKIGRSVNLYGALAYNQLKVENENGQILFANKMIETANGHYSVAQLAQSFAPYLIANRNTEKHTLHISLNPDPKDKVNDDKYREMAEEYMREMGYGEQPFVVFKHTDIDRNHIHIVSVCVDEEGKKISDKFEKMRSMNLCRELERKHGLISATDKEHKPNDKIFRPVDYRTGDMKSQIASVVRHLPNYYQYQTLGEYNALLSLFNITTEKVEGELQEQLRQGLLYIPLNKKGERAGHPFKASLFGKSAGLPTLELHFTKCKAALKDHPTKPTIKAAITIALKSTSDEQAFKKQLGEQGINVVVRRNDTERIYGITFIDHNSKTVWNGSRLGKELSANTFNDYWNNNIKPDIKEPVELQSKISRPNDADLPAEEPHHLFDFLNTTEKHEDGLIEALGGLLPETQSEDYEEQDFANRMKKKRNRKRGQK
- the mobA gene encoding conjugal transfer protein MobA, which gives rise to MNNNQKQNKGGRTPKTDPSIHRHVFRLTDEENAKLLSLFEASGMPNKAKFIISLLFSKEMKSVKIDKGTVDFYMRLTSFHSQFRSVGVNYNQIVKLLYKHFSEKKAAAFLYKLEKQTAEMAMLCQKIIQINEEFEAKHLKKQS